One Parashewanella spongiae genomic window, TTAGGATATGCATTACAGGCATAAAAGCTTTTACCATATCGACTTGTTCTATGATCCATCATTCCCGTACGGCAAATAGGACATGGTACGTCACGTTCATCAACACTTTGATCTTGTTTTTCGATGTGATGGCAGCTTGGGTAGTTGCTGCACCCTATAAAAATACCAAATCGACCGGATTTAACGGCTAATTCATGTCCACATTCAGGGCATTCTGATCCTGAGATTAGTTGAGTTTCAATCGATTCATGTTGTACAAGCGGCCGAGTATATTGGCAACTTGGGTAGTTACTACAACCTAAGAAACTGCCATTTTGGCTGTGTTTTACCGATAATTCACAGCCGCAGTCAGGGCAACACTCGTACTCTTTCTCTAACGCATGTTCATGAGCTTGAAACAATTGATGATCTATTTTTGACATGTATTGACTTAGCCCGTTGCTGTATTCAGTGATGGAGCAAACTCTGCAGACTATTTTATCTTATCCGAGCGATGGTACCAAATGTGTTGGCTGTCAATCACCCATCAACTTCTGTATATTGTATTCAAAGAGAGATATTTAACCGTCAATCACCATAATAAGGATATCCACCGTGTTAAAAAAACCTCATTTTTTGGCCATGACGATATTAGCCGTCATCTGCCTTGGAGCTTGTAATAGCACTCCTCCAACGAACACCCCAAATAAGATTGACCACCTAGCAATCCAATCTGTCATCCAACTCGAGCCTCAAGATCTGTTCTCAGCCGAACAGCCATTGCTCAAACCTGACACTTTTGATCAAGTCCTATTAGCTCTGAACACAAAATCATCAATAGCCGATATTAATCATTTACTTTATTACCTACGTGCATACAGTTATTTCGGACCTCAAAAAGAGCTCACAGAAACTCAAAGGCGGCAACTGGCTTCACAATTAGTCTTGCTCGCTCAAGATACCAATATCAATACAAACCCTCGTTTTCAAGAGCAGTTGGCCGTAACTGTTTATCGATATCTAAACAAAGACGAATATGCGTCATCACTCACTTCTTTATTTCCGGTACTGAGTCGCCAATTGGCTCATTTACAAAACAGCGACATAACCAATATCAATGACATCGCCTTATGGGAAACCCTCCGCACATACGGGCTATTGCTTAATGTCGCTCGAACCAAACCTGAAGGTGAATTGGCAAAGCTATTAATTGAGCACCGTGTTGATAAGCCATTGCTACGCTTTGCCGCCAGTACTAACAGCATTCGAAACAATAATGATTGGCCGAGACTAAATGCTTATTGGGCTTTAGCTATGTACCGATTAACCTTGCCTTCCAGTACTGATGGTTCAACAACACAGCAAGAGCAAGCCATTGATGATGGGATTGCAAAAATAGCTACCGCTGATGTTGCTTTGCGTCAACAGGCGGCACAAGATGCCTTTACTTTGGGCTATCACGTCAATACCTCTGCGGGGAAAAAATTATGTGAAGACAACGCGAGTTTATGTCGAATACCAGAATTAACTTCTGTTCTTCCTCATCGCCACGATTGCTCCATGACGCTTTTTATTACTCACCAAGACTTATCTAAGAGCGAACTGGAAGAGTCTTGTACCAAGCTCACTTCACAAGAGTTTTATTTTCATCAATTGCTTGAGTCGCAACTACAGCCAACAGCTAACGACAACAGCGATGCATTAGAGGTTGTGGTATTTAAAAATTGGAGTCAGTACAACGCTTATGGACAACTATTTTACGATATTCGCACCAACAACGGTGGCATGTATTTAGAAGGCACTCCTCAAAAAGTGGGTAACCAAGCACGATTTTTTGCCTTCAGGCAGTGGTGGATAGAACCTAAATTCGCCATCTGGAATTTAAATCATGAATACGTACATTATCTTGATGGTCGTTTTGTAAAATATGGCAAGTTCGGTCACTTTCCTGACAGCATGGTGTGGTGGTCAGAAGGCTTAGCGGAATATGTTTCTAAAGGAGATGAAAATCAAAAAGCATTTAAAGTCGCTCACGAGAATTTTGAAAAAGCGCCCGATCTGGCCACTATTTTTGCGACTACATATAAAGATGGTTTAGACAGAACTTATAAATGGAGTTATCTCGCCGTTCGATACTTAGCAGAAAAGCACCCAGCCGACCTAGTTCAACTCAGCCAATATTTAAAAGGTGATTACTTCACAGGTTATAAAGACCTACTCAAAGCATTATCAGCCCACCAAGAGGATTATCATTTATGGTTAACGGCTTTACTTAAGCAACATCCTTTGCCAAAAGAAAAAACGAACAGTCGACTTTACAAGCAAGACCGATACAGTTATCGGGATTATTTAACCCCTGATCATCTGGTATTTGGTGAGCAACATAAACATTATTAATACTTTATAAATCAGTGGTATTAACGACTAAAAATCAATGGTGATCGGGTACATCATCCTAGAAACATCAGTTGACTGCGTTCTCAAGCGTAGAAAAAATGGCTGGTAGTAAGGCGTAGCTTGCAGCAAGTAGTTTATTCTACTTGCAAAAGTTACAACGCAGATAGCAGTCATTTTAGCAAGTTTGTGAGCGTAGAGCACTTCACTCATTGGGTGAAAGCAATTAAAGTCATCTTATTGCTCAAACAGTTACTCATATACTCAGCGTTCAGCTGATATTTTTAGGATCATCATATCTGACAGTTGATAATGCCACCCTTCACTTTCACTACTGATAGTATCAAAACCTGCAACACTCATTAAATAATCGATTTGGCTTGAATCAAGATAACCATAATTTCCCCTAGCCTATTGTGTAACAGTAGGCTCCAAAGCCAAATGTAGCAATGACATCATTTACTCCCCACACTGATTACTGTTATACCAATTACAGCAATTAACTTCCCATTCAGCAAGAGCTAAAGGGTTTCAGTACAAGGCGCAAGTTTGAGGTACTATATTCCCTACGGCCGCCATACAAAGCTAGCGTTCAACGCACTTCGCGCTTTTGTCGGGATAATTCAAAAACTTGCAACGCAGTAATGGAATCCTTTAGCCTTGCCATTCGGGAGCTTGTATGTGTCCAAATTACTACGCAAAATTGTCTTAAAGTAGCAATGTAATAACGACAGGTTTGTATGTCCGTAGTAACTATGTCTTCATCAATTTCACTTGTACTTTGAACACATACATAGCTCTGAGTTGGGTATTTAATTACTGTAATTGGTATTAGTTATATATATACGGCAAATATTCTTTATAAAAAGTTCATCAGTGAACTACGATGATGTTGCTAAATTTTGCCGTTCATTCATATAAAAATAAATTCAGTAATAATTAAATTTTAATTTAACTCTGATCCAATTGATAAATGAGCTGCGGGATTTTTTTATCCACTAATTGTTTGAACGGAGGATTTATGCAGTATAAAAAATTCAGCCTGGTCACTATTGCTGTCGCAGGTTTTTTATTAGCGCCTATGTCAGGGTTTGCTACAGCTCTCGATAATTCTACTGATCAATTTCAGCCCTTTAATCCTGGTGACAGCAGTGACGACCCATTACCTTTACAACTGAATCAGCCTAAAAGAAATATTAGTAACCCTTCAGGACACTCTCTTTACTTTAAATTTATAATTCCCGCCAATGAGGACGGTATCACCAATGGCTATGTGCTTTTTGCCTTACGACAAAATGTTTTTGGTGATGCCCAACTGTTTCTAAAAGAAGGCTCAGTTCCTAGTGAAACTGATTTTGATTGTAAAGGGAGAGTATTTGAAGATAGTTGGCAATACAAATCGCAGATTTGCGAATTTCATAATCAAGAAGGTGGCACTTACTGGGGATTAATTCACGCTGAGACCGATTATTCAAAAGGTTCTCTTTCTGCACAAACCATCATGGATTTTTCCCCTTTTAGTTTAAGAAAAACCACTGATAACTAATTAGTAAATAGACTGTCAAATCGAAGCAATGAATCACCTCGCTCCAGTGAAGGCGAGAAACGAAGTAACGACAAATTTGTATATCGGTAGTCTAGCGCCTTTTTATTGCTTAGTGAAAGTCGCTGGACACTATCCTACGCTGGTTGACAAAACACAAACCTTTTCTGTCAATTCGCCCAAAGGGGCGGGGAACTAAACCCGAAGTGATTACATATCAAGAAAGGAAGCCTTACGCTTC contains:
- a CDS encoding collagenase, giving the protein MLKKPHFLAMTILAVICLGACNSTPPTNTPNKIDHLAIQSVIQLEPQDLFSAEQPLLKPDTFDQVLLALNTKSSIADINHLLYYLRAYSYFGPQKELTETQRRQLASQLVLLAQDTNINTNPRFQEQLAVTVYRYLNKDEYASSLTSLFPVLSRQLAHLQNSDITNINDIALWETLRTYGLLLNVARTKPEGELAKLLIEHRVDKPLLRFAASTNSIRNNNDWPRLNAYWALAMYRLTLPSSTDGSTTQQEQAIDDGIAKIATADVALRQQAAQDAFTLGYHVNTSAGKKLCEDNASLCRIPELTSVLPHRHDCSMTLFITHQDLSKSELEESCTKLTSQEFYFHQLLESQLQPTANDNSDALEVVVFKNWSQYNAYGQLFYDIRTNNGGMYLEGTPQKVGNQARFFAFRQWWIEPKFAIWNLNHEYVHYLDGRFVKYGKFGHFPDSMVWWSEGLAEYVSKGDENQKAFKVAHENFEKAPDLATIFATTYKDGLDRTYKWSYLAVRYLAEKHPADLVQLSQYLKGDYFTGYKDLLKALSAHQEDYHLWLTALLKQHPLPKEKTNSRLYKQDRYSYRDYLTPDHLVFGEQHKHY
- a CDS encoding DNA topoisomerase family protein → MSKIDHQLFQAHEHALEKEYECCPDCGCELSVKHSQNGSFLGCSNYPSCQYTRPLVQHESIETQLISGSECPECGHELAVKSGRFGIFIGCSNYPSCHHIEKQDQSVDERDVPCPICRTGMMDHRTSRYGKSFYACNAYPKCKYLVNFKPIAHTCPDCNFGILVERHMPAGTRLECPQKSCRFKQSLS